The following coding sequences are from one Lolium rigidum isolate FL_2022 chromosome 6, APGP_CSIRO_Lrig_0.1, whole genome shotgun sequence window:
- the LOC124667417 gene encoding nucleolin-like: MVGGGRRGGAADDSTKLNTGNVFAALETLKKKKKGDKAKGASSKAKDQQPSQQQQKELFWAPAPVTTNWADVEDEDDDDYYATTAPPALFGNHHGAAAAKEDEEEEDEDDAVHAALQEEIESEDEEHDDDAEDGGEDEPEQEVEVADLALKKAPAAPKETERQLSKKELKKKELAELDAVLAELGISENPSEAAQDGTNADKKGANQTGDGEKKEDAPAPSESKNAKKKKKNKDKSAKEAKEAAEVSEETASAEPDEDTSAVDMKERLKKMASMKKKKSGKESDTAGKMAAAEAAARTARLAAAKKKEKSHYNQQPVR, translated from the exons ATGGTCGGAGGCGGCAGGAGGGGCGGCGCGGCGGACGACTCGACGAAGCTCAACACCGGCAACGTGTTCGCGGCGCTCGAGacgctcaagaagaagaagaagggcgacAAGGCGAAAGGCGcgtcctccaaggccaaggaccaGCAGCCCTCGCAGCAGCAGCAGAAGGAGCTCTTCTGGGCGCCCGCCCCCGTCACCACCAACTGGGCCGacgtcgaggacgaggacgacgacgactactaCGCCACCACCGCGCCGCCCGCCCTCTTCGGGAACCACCACGGCGCCGCCGCGGccaaggaggacgaggaggaggaggatgaggacgatgCCGTCCACGCCGCGCTGCAGGAG GAAATAGAGAGTGAGGATGAGGAGCATGATGATGATGCTGAGGATGGTGGTGAGGATGAACCTGAGCAAGAAGTGGAAGTTGCCGATCTTGCTCTGAAGAAAGCTCCAGCAGCACCCAAGGAGACAGAAAGACAGCTGTCCAAAAAGGAGTTGAAAAAGAAGGAACTGGCAGAACTCGATGCTGTGTTGGCTGAGTTGGGAATTTCTGAAAACCCAAGTGAAGCTGCACAAGATGGAACCAATG CTGATAAGAAGGGTGCAAATCAAACTGGTGATGGAGAGAAAAAGGAGGACGCACCTGCCCCTTCAGAGAGCAAGAatgccaagaagaagaagaagaacaaggacaagAGCGCAAAGGAGGCGAAAGAAGCTGCTGAAGTGTCTGAGGAGACTGCAAGTGCAGAACCTGATGAAGACACCAGTGCTGTGGACATGAAGGAGCGCCTAAAGAAGATGGcctcaatgaagaagaagaagtctGGCAAGGAGTCGGACACAGCTGGTAAAATGGCTGCCGCAGAGGCGGCAGCTAGGACCGCGAGGCTTGCGGcggcaaagaagaaggagaagagccaTTACAACCAGCAACCCGTGCGGTAA
- the LOC124667416 gene encoding syntaxin-32: protein MHPSRSAPASFRDRTNEFRAAVESARRHAAPSPAAASASGGGGGPLDDSLSAASAQSEFKNRASRIGLGIHQTSQKLARLAKLAKRTSVFDDPTLEIQELTAVVKKDIGALNNAVMDLQVLCNSQNESGNLSKDTTNHSTTVVDNLKNRLMSATKEFKEVLTMRTENMKVHENRRQMFSSSAAKDASNPFMRQRPLVAREASDSAPPAPWATDSATTPLFQRKKTNGDHGASSSSTPAFMQQQQLAVQQDSYMNSRAEALQNVESTIHELSNIFTQLATMVSQQGELAIRIDENMEDTVANVEGAQGQLLKYLNSISSNRWLMMKIFFVLMVFLMIFIFFVA, encoded by the exons ATGCACCCGTCGCGGTCCGCGCCGGCGTCCTTCCGGGACCGCACCAACGAGTTCCGCGCCGCCGTCGAGAGCGCGCGCCGCCACGCCGCGCCGTCccccgccgccgcgtccgccagcggcggcggcggcgggcccctcGACGACTCGCTCTCCGCCGCGTCCGCGCAGTCCGAGTTCAAGAACCGCGCCTCCAGGATCGGGCTCGGGATCCACCAGACCTCCCAGAAGCTCGCGCGCCTCGCCAAAT TGGCAAAGAGGACATCCGTTTTCGATGACCCAACCTTAGAGATACAAGAGTTGACTGCAGTTGTTAAGAAGGACATCGGTGCTTTGAATAATGCTGTTATGGACCTACAAGTTCTCTGCAATTCACAGAATGAGAGCGGTAATCTGTCCAAGGATACAACAAATCATTCCACTACTGTTGTGGACAACCTAAAAAACCGCCTGATGAGTGCAACGAAAGAATTCAAAGAAGTTCTTACCATGCGGACAGAG AACATGAAGGTTCATGAAAATAGAAGGCAAATGTTCTCCTCCTCAGCAGCGAAGGATGCATCGAACCCATTCATGCGCCAGCGTCCTCTTGTTGCCAGGGAGGCATCTGACTCTGCGCCTCCAGCACCATGGGCCACTGACTCTGCGACTACGCCTTTGTTTCAGAG GAAGAAGACCAATGGAGATCATGGAGCGTCATCATCATCGACTCCAGCTTTCATGCAGCAGCAGCAGTTGGCAGTACAGCAGGACAGTTACATGAATAGCAGAGCTGAGGCTCTTCAAAATGTGGAATCAACCATACATGAGCTGAGCAACATCTTCACACAGCTAGCAACCATGGTGTCTCAGCAGGGAGAGCTAGCAATCAG AATCGACGAGAACATGGAGGACACTGTGGCGAACGTGGAGGGAGCGCAGGGCCAGCTCCTGAAGTACCTGAACAGCATCTCGTCCAACAGGTGGCTGATGATGAAGATATTCTTCGTCCTGATGGTGTTCCTCATGATCTTCATATTCTTCGTCGCCTGA